atatcactTGATATATAGCATTCAAACACACACTCATATCTTACCTAATGTTCACTGTACTTTTACTTCTTTGCCGAAATACCATTAGGAATAATAATCCTTTATTTTGTGGCTGTTGCTTTCAAATAGCACAATTAAATCATAGTAATACCTAACCCGGCCTATATAGTACTATTTCATTCTTCAATTAAATATACtaattataaatactaaaaagattgaaaaagatttatttttttccccTGTCGGTATGATAATTTTAATGTTATCATGATTGCCTAAGCCCAAAGGAAACAAACTAAATTATATTCAGAGTCCAACTGGGATTTGCAAACTCTCCCAAAGAGTCTACTATTTATGAAAAAAGGCATCGCAACCCAAAATACAAGCCATAATGCTAacctatttataaaaaaaaaaaagtgaattctACGATGtagaaaaaagataaattctATGATGTAAAAAAAAAGGTGAATTATACATGTATATGTTTGTGTTGTCAAAAGAGTAGTGTGACAAGTGTTTAAAAAGAGAATAAATCAATAGACAAGATTTAACATGTTACAAGTAAAATGTAGTATATTTTGTCTTATGTAACATGTAAATAATGTATTGATTAAATaggttaattatatttatgttaattaattattaaagataatattagacttgtataatttttttatttttggactttTTGAATGTACGCTCTCTCTCTCCAAAAATATTAACTTtacacacaaaaatttattaatatttatttattttaatatattcttttttttcttttttgatgacTTAGATATATTCAGtttcacaaatataaaaatatatttacatatttatcCAACAAAAAAGATATAACTTTACGTATTTACATACATTTAAATTAAtggtaatatttatatatatttaatttaaatattatatcaatatatCTGTCAATATTATTCTGGGTACATatagatatttataaaaaaatattattcaaacaACACATATTCTTGACatcttataaaaatagtttgttattaattatttatatatttaaatttttttaattaataaaacaaaaaatatatatttaattgtttaaaaaatattgatgtcAAAATAGTATTTGTAATACTGTCATTTTTATGGTGTAGAAAGagagaatatatattttgggagagttgatttttttaaaaaatgaaaattgtaataaaaaattttgtttttttgttataaagggaaattaaaaataaatttaattttaatgtagtataaaataattttatatttacatcTAATGACGTAACAttacattaacaaaaataattgcttTTTATAGACGGTGTAAATTGTCATCCAAAAGATCAAACATAATTACACgattgtgtaaaatattttacactgtcaatacatcaaaattaaactcactaAAAATATGTGCACCCAAAATTTGTAGACATATAGAAAAATATGGTAGATAccaagaaaaatataagaaaatataGTTATTTTTCGGTATTATGTAGATGATATCTTGTTATTTTGTTTGCattaaaatatctatttatagttgtttataaaaaataattaaaagaaaattttaaatactaaaaaaagaaaaatcttttaataattaatatttcaaaaaaaaattgtctaaaaaaaattaaatacttcAAGTTATTATTGGAATATTTTAGATGTAacctattatttataattaaattattaattttttataatgaataAACTATgttattgtgtaaatatttaatatttattattttattaaacgaaaaaaatatgTCTAAACAGATTTAACAAAACTACATGATTAGTTTCTCTTTAAAAGCATAGAAGTGTGTTGAAGAAAGATAAtcatttttctaatatatattatacattcattaatttaatttaaaataaatattaataattttttcaagTAATATGAGTTGGAAAaacaattattaatttagatgaaaaactaataaaaaagaaaaatttaatttattattaaaaaagacaAGAGaagaattaataattataattattattttttcaattatttcaaTAAAGCGCTTCTGCACTAGCCACTAATACATTATACATGCCTTGTCCAAATGTGCTCTACTTTTACAACTTACATCATTGTAAAAGGTGCATacacaataataatatatgtacATATATTCTTTTTATTCATGAATAACTGCAGCATAATAAACTATATCATAGTTTATTAACACAAAGTTATtcatgtccaaaaaaaaaaaactatatagaagtttttaattatagtgatcataattaataattagttattcaaAGATAGTCATTATTATCACTTTTGCCATTGATGATGATCATGTTTGATTTCCCATGATTAGAAGAACTCCAACAAACAACAAAGTCAAGATTGTAAAACACCGGCAACATAGCCATGAAGCACAACAAAACAAGGATTGGGCCAAAGATCCAAAGCAATAAAGGGAGTGCCAAGTAGAAGATCCTGTTCCCCACAGTGTTCAAAATACTTCCCTTCTCCAAAATCTCATTCAAATATTCCGGTGTTACCATAGACTTAGAGAGTGCTTCTTGTGGTGTGCAAATTAGTATGGCCAATTCATTCAAGAACATAATTGATAAGCTATGGCAGAAAAATGAGAATAAGAATATGGTAAGAAGCGTCACATATTTGAGGGCCACCATAAATTCGCCGTGTGCGCCATAGGTAATATCGTCTAGAGGTTTTTTTACGCTATAAGTGCTGCTTATCACGGCCGCCAAGCCGGCGGAGAGAAGAATGGAGGTGGTGGCCATAAGAGTTGATCCCATTATAAGGTTTCGGAGACTTTGAGCTACTAGGATGTTCTTCTTTTCAATGTCCTAAAAAAATGGacaaaaatgttttcaatttttttttttttactattttttcatGACATATTCTAAGCGTATATAACAATTATATAAAGTGTAATGCAAaataatctttcaaaatttaaaatttaaagcaaATCTATTATTTCTCATCAAAATATAGAGATTATATATACTAGTGTATTAATAGGAGGTGCTAACATACCTATTAATTcagcattttttttatataaatatctatcataataataaaaaatttgaaatcagTCAAAATACTAAATATGTCTCACTAAAATCAAACGGTTAGTACTAGTTATGAGtttaattattgaaattaatAGGTTTTATTACACAGTTGTTCGctatatttttaatgaaattacaaattagtttttacactttaaaagtttgtaattagattcctaaaaaaaattaaaatttgtaatttagtcTCTATCGTTTAAAAagtatttgatttaaaaaaatattctcaacatattctctattttaaaCATGTGACCTGTACATGTTTGACAATAGGgactaatttatatttttagtgaaAATATGAGGACCAACCATGTAATTTAACCATTTGAAAATGACCAAAAACTCCCTAGGCTATCTGAACCTACCCTGTCCCTCCCCaactctctcactctcactttCTCATTTTCTAAAATGGCACTTCAATCCCAATGCTCTCTGTCTCTCACCTCGATTCACCATCGCTATGCCTCTCGCCTCCGTCGTTGTGCCAGATTTACTGATAAATTGAGTTGCTATTTTTATGTTGATTTATTGCTATTTTCTTCTTAGacattgaattgtttgatttgAATATGTTTGGGATTGGAAttgttctcttttatttatcggTGTTCAGTATTTGGtttagaagagaagaaaaagttgTCGGATAAGAGAGGCGAGATGGAGGAAGGAGGCGAGACCCAACTCGTGAGCACAAATACGGTGGATCCAGCGCGGCGATGGTGAACCAAGGTGAAAGACAGAGAGTACTGGAATTGGAGTGTCGTTTTAGAAAGTGAAAAAGTGAGAGTGAGGGAACTGGGGAGGGACATGGTAGGTTCAGATAACTTAGAGAGTTTTTGGTAATTTTCAAATGGTTAAATTACACGGTTAGTCTCCATACTTTCactaaaattacaaattaatcccTATTGTCAAACATGTGTAGTTCACATGtttaaaatagagaatatgttgagaatattattctattaaatCAAACACTTTTTGAATGGTCGGaattaaattacaaattttaattttcttgaaggacctaattataaatttttaaagtgtAGAGACCAGTTTATAATTTCATTGAAAATGTAGAAATTAACTCTGtaatttaaccaaattaataacatttcttcatttataatgaaaaatatttttaaaaaataacacatTAAATTACTTTCATATTCTCTTTATATAATAGATAGAATAATAGATAGATATTAATTTCAAAGAGTTCAAACACGTAGCTCTTTCGTTTAGTTTATaaatggtaaaataaaaatcaaattgaaagTTAGGTAAAGTTCAAGTATATACATACATTAATACATTATAGATGCTTTTTCTACCATTCCAAAGCAAAAGTCCAGAAGAGTTATATATTGATGAgcgaaatttaattttctttctcttttgaaaaaaaaaactcttgaaatatatataaaataattaaaacaaagcATAGTAATATGTGTAATATGTAACATATATGAAAAGTAATAAGAGTGCAAATTATGTgatattgattaaattaattttgatgagaatatataataatacCTTCAACATGGCAGGGACCCAAAAGCGTCGAGCATTGGCATTGATTCCGATAGAGGTGGAAAAAGGGTGTGTGCGAGTCTTATGCCACAACCAAATATGATAACAAATACTCATAAGAATTCCTAATGGCACTAACATCAAATCCAGATAACATTTTCTCCactccatttttttttattttattcttattctaattccaattctctcttctctatctcctatatatatatatacttggaGATTGGAGAGTGGTCATCTTTATCCAAAATCAAAGGACAGCGACAAATGATGATGGTTAGTGATACGAATTacttaattctttttttatattttagggAAAGGCAATGCTTAAGAAACAATAAAGATAGttgacattaattttaaaaaggcaataataataataatgcttgAGAAGCTAGCTAAGAAATTATAAACTTAGTTTAGAtcaattttagtttttcttcttcttagaATAACGAGTACTACTGCGAGagattttctttaaataatatatcAAGTTATCAACTATAtaaatatacccaaaaaaaattGTCATCAAATAGTTAAACGAGATACTaatgaattataactcaaatgacatagtcttTTCATACTCACTTAAAGAGGTCGCCAATTCGAATTTCCtatctttagtaaaaaaaaaaaagttaaacgaGACATTCTGATTTTTAGACCTGATAATAATGCTTAAGTAGCTAGGGCTAAGAAATTATAAACATATATAGTAtagtttattaaatttatttttttcccctTCTTAATTAGAATAACGAGTGCTACTGCGACaggctttttttttaatactataTTAACTAtacaaatgtaaaaaaaaaaaaaaaataagcatcaaataaattaaaattgtcaAATGAGACAGTCCGTTTAAAGCCACAGGTTATACAAGCTGCCACTTTTGCAAAAAATCTTAAATAGACAAAGTTTTTTAGTGGATTAATCTGTTTAattcgttttttttttggattaatcaaattcattttatttagtTCAAAATTTAAAGGGTTTAATTTAGAAGTAAAAATAACCCTGTTTAAATAGGTGAACGAGCTAGCTCGATAGATTTAAttcattctaaattttaatgatcctaaaattaattatttatataaaatatatattaaaatataaatacacattgaaaataaattaaataatatacatttttatataaaatataaatatataaaataatggctttaaattttaaatttaatagcATTAAAAACTATTAAATCTTACTCTattaataaaaacatgcaactTTATTTgcattattaattaaaagtatgagaaaatgaaatgtataataattactataatgattttttattactttacaAGTGTTCTTTGTTTGCAAAATCCGTAACGCAATTGCCTTCAATACATTTTATAAAGTATACATATAGAGACATATAATTTGTGCCCATCTGTATCACTTTAAACACAACTAggtttcctttctttttcttctttgtcgTTTGGTTATTGTTTCGTGTGGTTTCAAAATGATGAAACTAACCCTAGTGTATGTATAATAGGTTCCCTTTTGCTTTTGTCtctgaaataaaaatatatggaaATAAGAGATAagcaattttgtttttattttgaggttaaaaatatatctatttatgtattttattctattaattaagtttttaaaataagtaattttatgatatgatattagattttttatgacttaaaaatttagaatttaactcttattaacataaaaaaattaacatataaggttaataaaaaaaagaaaagtttatGCACAaatttatacaataaaaaaagagttacaaaaacttagaaaaaagtGATTTCATGATAAACGACAAAAGTAGTGACACAAAAACCTTttgtttgagaaaaataaaaaaatcatgtattttcttttatttttaaaagaaattaacgggcattttcattttttttcgttACTCCTTATCTTTATATTTCTATCTCAGATATAATATCTAAATAtagtttgaaaaattatatattttcttttaaaaaagctAAATATTTTCCACTTTtcttatctcatcattttaagtTCATACGAAATTATATTGTTCagtttaaattctttaaaataataGTTTTCGAATCCTAAAACcaaatgataatattttttaaaaaataaaaaataattagtattaaaccttacaaataaattaaaaagtaaaagcaaaaaaaaaaagactataATAAAGCTTAGATGAATTAATATCTGAGTAGTAATAGTACCAACTACCAAGGCATGGTTGATTAATAGTAGTTCACAACCATAGCAAGCTATATATCCTAACTCAAACCAAGCtttgaatttttctctttttttttttgaaaaaaaaaagtatgcaTACTATATATATTGAGTTAGAATAATTTAGATgaaaaaagtacaaaaaaaataataataattcagagGAAAAACAGGCTGGAGGATATGATAATATGCCTTGCTTTTCATAGCAATATATCATGAAGATCCTATCATCCTATCCTACTTTATCTTACCATGTCGTTCCCAATTGTTTGcgagaataattaaattaaatgtaaCGTTCATGGTCAAAAAAAGAATCTAAATTAAAGTCGATCAAGATTAATTGAGTTTATGTCTTTCTCACACAAAAGGTTATTGCAATTGATGAGAGTTCTGTTGGTTTAAATTAAAGAGGAAAATAGATAACACATATTTTGGGAGCATTATTTTGGTTTCTTTTGTTTGCTATTATTGTATGTTAGTgcgcaacaattaataaaaggtttttttttttctttttgggtaGAAAATTATAggctatttttatttaaataaaagctTTAGTTGAAAACTAGGtggatttcattattttgagctATTGCCTTTGttatcatcaatcaatttaGCTTGATCATTTAGCAaggaaattgaattgaaagggAAAATCAGATATCTCTTTATATATCACTAGCGTTTTAAaatcttgattttttttattacgatttattttttggttattgAAATTTTATAATAAGTTTGTTCTAAATTAAACTTGCTTCTTAAAGAGGATCTTACTTATCAGAATATAAAATTGATAAGATCTATGGaagtttctaataaaaaaaaaattgatagttttgtgaaataattattgttaagaatataattcgaattaattagtattatttaatatatttgaatatttattataatatattatttttttattattttgactctcgtaatatctataaatactcttttatattgtattatttgacAACTTGAATATACTTAATAATATACaaattctttctttaatttagtcTCTTGTTTTTAACATGGTATTAGAGCCATGGTATCCTCTTCGAAGAGGAtagattatttttcttctagtaaaatcatcattatatttttcatatttttcttctgtactatttttttccctttttttttgtcaatgttTATCATCTTTTCGCACTTTATCATCTTTTAGACAGCGGCAGTTACGTCTGTGCTTCCTTCAGACAGTTTTGTCTGCGCTCCTTCAAACAGCGGCAGTTTCATCTGCGCTTCTTTCCAACAATTTTGTCTGCATCCGTTCTATCAatttatgcaattttttttaattttattgttttcaatAAGTTTTAAACTCAAGTTGTCACTTGAGTATGAGAGGAGATGTTAGCATATAATTAGGATTAATTagcattatttagtatatttgaatatttattataacatattatatctttattatttcgattctcttagcacctataaatacccttttatattatatcattcTAGACAATTTAAATACACTTAATAATATAcaattctttcttcaatttagtCCTTTGTTTCTAACAATTATGAAtctgtattttgtttttaacgCGCGTCATATATTCTGATTTGTCTGTTATAATTCGACTGTGTGTTATAACTCGGTTAAGcattataaaccaaagtatacGTTTAAGTTTGTTACAACAAactcaaatatcaaaatatatacaagttaataaaagtaaagtttaattttgatgtactaaCAGTGTAAAGCGTTTTATATCGTTAATATAATTACATTTGTTATTTTAGATGACTATTATTCATGTGATTAATGTAAAAAATTGAAaggtagttatttttattgatatgatATTACATAATTGGATAcacgtataaaattattttacactgacagtacatcaaaattaaatttataaaagttTTTCATTGTCATTTATCATTGAATCAAAACTGATGAACAGGTTACGAAATACACTTAATCTATAAATTAGCATTGGAAAAAGATAGTAGGTATGTTCAAAATCCATTATCTTgaccttaaaattttttttttatatactaacTTGAGTGTCAAGTAATCTACCTACGCCTCGTGTTCTTTTACAACCCAAACTATAATTCATCCTATTTGAAGATCTTAACGATATTTTAAAAGAACGAGCTATATAAAAAAAGTCGAGTAGAAGAATTACACAAGAACATACTCTATTATTGTTTTGGCGTATTTCATGTAttatttatatgaaaaaataactacgaaaacaattattataTCTAAATAGTTAAGAAGCGTATATAAAGTTTGACTCTTTAGATtagtcttttttaaattttctgttTATGAAAGTTTATTTACACGTACAGTTAAATTCAGGTATTAGATAACGTACGCAACATTTATTACTTTTTAAGTTTTCGCTAAAACTATCTCATTAGATGTTAATTTTATTGTGAATTTAAGGAATTCCACATCAattagaaatgaattaaataaaaattgagcATATTGAGGAATTATAAACCTAATGCGTTATGGTTTTTTGGATCATGCTAAAGTATTCAAACACTAaatgtttatattaaaaataacttataaataaattattgtgtttgattttttagtattaaataataaatataatattttattatacNNNNNNNNNNNNNNNNNNNNNNNNNNNNNNNNNNNNNNNNNNNNNNNNNNNNNNNNNNNNNNNNNNNNNNNNNNNNNNNNNNNNNGGAGGATAGTTAAAAcgaaaatatgaaactaaaagCACAACACTAAAAAATAACGTTTACTTGCGTACAAAGAAAATATAGGtacatgtgtatatatatatacacacacacacacaaaatgAAAGTAGAGGGTCAACgatacaaaatattcaaactCCAAACTCAGCCTGTGAAATTAAGGGTGGCGAGAGAATatatttacatacatacatataaatcCAAAGacccaaaatactaaaaaaaaaatatagttctCCATACAACCTCTATGAGgtacaaaagtaaaaaatatatataaagagagtTTTATACATATAGATAGGTCTAAACAGGACGAAATATAATATCCCAAAAGTCTCACTTCGCTGCAAAGAACTCCAGACGCCTACTCTTGACCTGCATATGAAAACACAAATATCCATATAGAATGAGAATCAGAAGTTTTCAGCATGATAAAGGTGCCacatacataagatataaggcCCCAAAAAGGCCAGAGGCAATACTAAAACTCTGACACTCAGAttgtaaaacttaaaaatttaaaacagaaaCCATAAACAGGGGTGATTCTCTAAAGTTCATAAACTTAACCAAACTCTAACCAAAATCCTCAATCATCTACCTTCCTCCAATCCTCCAAACTCCGATGGTACTACACAGACAAACAAACAAACCAGGGCAATCACAATTAGAGTATAACTAATGCAAGTAACAAGTATAATAATTAAGCATATTAATTTACATAGGCACTCCCAAGTAATGCACAAACAAGCAAATCAAACATATGCATATGATATATGTCTATCCTATGACTGATGAGTCTTATCTGTCAATTATAAAGCCAATCCACATGTCCGGTTGCTAAACCATGGACAGTCCCTTGTacgcgcatccccaagagtctatgtatagctttttctcattcataattaaatttttctcATTGGGGGTACATTCCCAGGGCATTAAAGTGCCTGATCACCTCTTGTGACGTAGGGTTAACAGaatatcgagtctcaacctggagcatgTGGTGGCGAACCACTGTTCTTACCCataatcattcataatcattcattatGGCCATAACCATCACATATACATCATATCTCTGCACTTCTCATACATAATTAACCATATTTCAAGCTTACTTCACTTCTAAGTTACCCCCTTTTCGTAACTTATTCTCTTCACTATACTTAGGACAAATACATAGGatctaaaagagtaaaaataaaggtttaaaatcaagtttaaaatacaaaatccaACTTACTGAAAAACAAGGCCCCACGTACGCGAACCATGTCATGCGTATGCAGAAGTGGTATTTTTCCTAACTCGCGAACACACCCCTTGTCCGCGTACGCGAGTACACTGGACAGAGGCGTATGACCACGTAAGTGGCcatgtccacgcgtacgcgaGCACCCCATTTGGCCCATGTTGCGTACGCGGCACCTGCCCGCGTGCGCAAGGTCACCAAACAGAAGCGAACGGCTGTGTACGCAGCCATAAGCCCGCATACGCGCCACCTTCATTTTCCTTAAAAGTTGTTAAAGTGCAGATTTCATATTTTACATCTCCAACTTCTGAcgttcataacttcctctacaaaattctgTTTTCCACAAAATTTATACCGTTTTATAACTTTTGAAACtttctttaatttgaaataaatttcat
The Arachis duranensis cultivar V14167 chromosome 5, aradu.V14167.gnm2.J7QH, whole genome shotgun sequence genome window above contains:
- the LOC107489719 gene encoding uncharacterized protein LOC107489719, translating into MEWRKCYLDLMLVPLGILMSICYHIWLWHKTRTHPFSTSIGINANARRFWVPAMLKDIEKKNILVAQSLRNLIMGSTLMATTSILLSAGLAAVISSTYSVKKPLDDITYGAHGEFMVALKYVTLLTIFLFSFFCHSLSIMFLNELAILICTPQEALSKSMVTPEYLNEILEKGSILNTVGNRIFYLALPLLLWIFGPILVLLCFMAMLPVFYNLDFVVCWSSSNHGKSNMIIINGKSDNNDYL